In Spirosoma aureum, a single genomic region encodes these proteins:
- the hisD gene encoding histidinol dehydrogenase, translating to MNIIPFPNRTEWPELLARPVQSTQQIEAAVAPILEQVRTGGDVALIELAQKFDKIDLSATGLEIPVTELDAAEAELSDELKAAIRQAYQNIRTFHERQKQPVEKIETMPGVVCWRRSVGIEKVGLYIPGGTAPLFSTVLMLGVPAQLAGCRDVVLCTPSNHPAIYFAAKLVGVTRVFRIGGAQAIAAMAYGTETVPQVYKIFGPGNQYVTAAKMLVAKEGMAIDMPAGPSEVAVYADDSAVPAFVAADLLSQAEHGADSQVLLVSTSKRLIELVNLVLPTQLSRLSRRDLAARALANSKAILVETQEEAIDLLNAYAAEHLILSIKNAETVAEQIVNAGSIFLGNYTPESAGDYASGTNHTLPTNGFARAYSGVSLDSFVKKITVQHITPEGLQNLGPVVEAMAEAESLDAHKRAVSLRLASLAEINPARF from the coding sequence ATGAACATTATTCCTTTTCCCAATCGCACCGAATGGCCTGAGTTACTGGCCCGCCCTGTGCAGTCAACGCAGCAGATCGAAGCGGCCGTTGCTCCGATTCTGGAACAGGTACGCACCGGGGGCGATGTTGCACTGATCGAACTGGCTCAGAAGTTCGACAAGATTGACTTGTCGGCCACTGGCCTCGAAATTCCCGTTACTGAACTTGATGCCGCTGAAGCGGAATTGAGCGATGAGCTGAAAGCCGCCATTCGTCAGGCGTACCAGAACATTCGTACGTTTCATGAGCGCCAAAAGCAACCCGTTGAAAAAATCGAAACCATGCCGGGTGTCGTATGCTGGCGTCGGAGCGTCGGCATTGAGAAAGTGGGGCTGTATATTCCGGGAGGAACTGCCCCCCTGTTCAGCACGGTTCTGATGCTGGGTGTTCCGGCACAACTGGCCGGTTGCCGTGACGTTGTACTCTGCACACCCAGCAATCACCCTGCTATTTATTTTGCAGCCAAACTGGTCGGCGTTACGAGGGTATTCCGCATTGGTGGTGCACAAGCCATTGCAGCCATGGCCTATGGAACAGAAACCGTTCCGCAGGTTTACAAAATTTTCGGACCGGGCAATCAATATGTTACAGCCGCCAAAATGCTGGTCGCCAAAGAAGGGATGGCTATTGATATGCCCGCCGGACCAAGTGAAGTAGCGGTTTATGCCGACGATTCGGCAGTTCCGGCATTCGTGGCGGCTGACCTGTTATCCCAGGCTGAACATGGTGCCGATAGCCAGGTGCTGTTGGTTTCAACCAGCAAACGCCTTATTGAACTCGTCAATCTGGTACTTCCTACCCAATTGAGCCGACTCTCCCGTCGCGATCTGGCGGCCAGAGCATTAGCAAACAGCAAGGCAATTCTGGTCGAAACTCAGGAAGAAGCCATTGATTTACTGAATGCTTACGCGGCTGAACACCTGATTTTAAGCATCAAAAATGCCGAGACGGTGGCGGAGCAGATTGTCAATGCCGGTTCGATCTTTCTGGGAAACTATACGCCCGAATCAGCGGGAGACTATGCATCGGGAACGAACCACACCCTGCCCACCAACGGTTTCGCGCGGGCATACAGTGGGGTTTCACTGGATAGTTTTGTCAAGAAAATCACGGTTCAGCACATTACTCCCGAAGGATTACAGAATCTGGGGCCAGTTGTGGAGGCCATGGCCGAAGCAGAATCGCTTGATGCTCATAAGCGGGCCGTAAGTTTGCGGTTGGCTAGCCTGGCAGAAATAAATCCGGCCAGATTTTAA
- a CDS encoding aminotransferase class V-fold PLP-dependent enzyme: protein MLDLSTLRADTPGVQHVIHVNNAGAALMPKPVIDAITGHIMLEAERGGYEAAEQRKEAIQGFYQSTADLLNTTADHIAATANATDAYSRALSSIPFERGDVILTTINDYVSNQLAFLSLQKRFGVKVVRAIDDPLGGVSVNDMAQKIKTLRPKLVAVTHIPTNSGLIQPVEAIGQLCQEFDVLYLVDACQSVGQLPVDVTQIHCDFLTATYRKFLRGPRGMGFLYVSDNVLISKLAPLFIDLRGASWESADKFTPVSTAQRFEDWEFPYALVLGAAEANRYALNIGLENIARRNTELIELLSTQLAELPGVRLLDQGERLASILTLVTERRSAVEIKNALQAERINTSLSPREAAILDFDHKGMTTTALRISPHYYNTEDEIHTLVETLKRILK, encoded by the coding sequence ATGCTTGATCTTTCCACCCTGCGCGCCGATACGCCCGGCGTTCAGCATGTAATTCACGTTAATAATGCCGGAGCAGCGCTCATGCCAAAGCCGGTTATCGACGCCATTACTGGCCACATCATGCTGGAAGCTGAACGAGGTGGGTATGAAGCGGCTGAGCAGCGAAAAGAGGCCATTCAGGGATTTTACCAGTCTACAGCTGACCTACTGAACACAACTGCCGATCACATTGCGGCCACGGCGAATGCAACTGATGCTTACTCCCGGGCATTGTCTTCGATTCCGTTCGAGCGGGGCGATGTGATATTGACCACGATCAACGATTACGTCTCAAACCAGCTTGCGTTTCTGTCGTTACAGAAGCGATTCGGCGTTAAAGTTGTTCGGGCTATTGACGATCCTCTGGGCGGGGTTTCGGTCAATGACATGGCACAGAAAATAAAGACGCTTCGCCCTAAACTGGTTGCGGTTACACACATTCCGACCAATTCGGGCCTGATCCAGCCCGTAGAAGCCATTGGGCAGCTGTGCCAGGAATTCGATGTGTTGTATCTGGTCGATGCCTGTCAATCAGTTGGGCAACTGCCTGTAGATGTGACCCAGATTCATTGCGATTTTCTCACCGCTACCTACCGAAAGTTCCTGCGTGGTCCGCGTGGAATGGGATTTCTATACGTTTCCGACAACGTATTGATCAGTAAGCTTGCCCCTTTATTTATCGATCTGCGCGGGGCTTCCTGGGAGTCTGCGGACAAATTTACGCCTGTCTCAACCGCTCAACGCTTTGAGGATTGGGAGTTTCCGTATGCGCTGGTTCTGGGGGCAGCCGAAGCCAATCGGTATGCCCTGAACATCGGGCTTGAAAACATTGCCCGGCGTAATACCGAACTAATTGAACTCTTGTCAACTCAACTGGCTGAACTACCAGGAGTACGACTACTCGATCAGGGGGAACGGCTGGCTAGTATCCTTACGCTGGTCACGGAGCGACGATCGGCAGTTGAGATAAAAAATGCGTTGCAGGCCGAACGTATCAACACCTCGCTCAGCCCTCGTGAAGCGGCTATTCTGGACTTCGATCACAAAGGAATGACAACAACTGCCCTGCGTATTTCGCCCCATTATTATAACACCGAAGACGAAATTCATACGCTGGTCGAAACCTTGAAACGAATTCTTAAATGA
- the hisG gene encoding ATP phosphoribosyltransferase, with translation MSSVLRIALQKSGRLSEDSYQLFKECGIRFDYGTGKLKSVSSNFPAEFLFLRDDDIPGYVEDGVADLGIVGENVAVETGRPVQTVHKLGFSKCRLSIAIPRGSDWTGIQSLDGKNIATSYPNLLGNYLAGQGVRAEIHEISGSVEIAPSIGLAEAVCDIVSSGSTLMSNGLKEVETIFRSEAILISRSELDADKQALVDKLLFRIKSVQAAKNNKYIVLNAPNHALDQITSLLPGMKSPTVTPLATEGWSSVHSVLNENEFWENIEAIRAAGAEGILVIPIEKMIY, from the coding sequence ATGTCTTCTGTATTACGCATTGCCTTACAAAAATCCGGTCGGCTGAGCGAAGATTCGTACCAGCTTTTTAAAGAATGCGGTATCCGTTTCGACTACGGTACTGGCAAACTCAAATCCGTTTCATCGAACTTTCCCGCAGAATTTCTATTCCTTCGCGACGATGACATTCCCGGCTATGTCGAAGATGGTGTTGCTGACCTCGGCATCGTGGGCGAAAACGTAGCCGTTGAAACGGGCCGCCCGGTGCAGACCGTTCATAAACTGGGCTTTTCAAAGTGTCGGCTGTCGATCGCGATTCCGCGTGGTAGCGATTGGACGGGCATTCAGAGTCTGGACGGTAAAAACATTGCAACCTCATACCCTAACCTGCTCGGCAATTACCTGGCGGGTCAGGGGGTTCGGGCGGAAATTCATGAAATTAGCGGTTCGGTCGAGATCGCGCCGAGTATTGGCCTGGCCGAAGCGGTTTGTGATATTGTTAGTTCAGGCAGTACGCTCATGAGCAACGGCCTTAAGGAAGTCGAAACCATTTTTCGATCAGAAGCCATTCTTATTTCCCGTTCCGAATTGGATGCCGACAAACAGGCGTTGGTCGATAAACTTCTGTTCCGGATTAAGTCGGTACAGGCTGCCAAGAATAACAAATATATTGTGCTGAATGCACCCAACCACGCCCTCGACCAGATTACGTCTTTATTGCCGGGTATGAAAAGCCCAACCGTGACACCTCTGGCAACGGAAGGCTGGAGTTCGGTTCATTCGGTGCTGAATGAAAATGAATTCTGGGAAAATATCGAAGCCATTCGGGCCGCGGGTGCCGAAGGGATTCTGGTGATTCCAATTGAGAAAATGATCTATTAA